The Augochlora pura isolate Apur16 chromosome 4, APUR_v2.2.1, whole genome shotgun sequence genome segment TTTTAGGCAAacgatttttttctgtaaCACAGGGTTTCTAAAATTGATTGTAAAGGCTCTTTCGTTGTGAAGTAGCAAGCAAATTAATAGTTTCCCGTAGACGTAGTATTTGAGAATTCGGGATATTGCATCGTGACAAGCGATCATTTTTGTAGAAGTTTGCTGGTCGATGATCTTGACCGTCTAAccgttttgaaaataataattctgttataGATGAGCAGGTTAGAATGGTGGCATGGAATATCGTATTACGCGCTGAAATCCTTGAAGCACACGAGGCGAACCCCGTAGCGCGTTGTTGTGATCTAACATGGCGGAGTGTAGTGTTGTGGCTGTTCAGTGTCTATGTCAATTTTAGAGTGATTCTGCTTAATAAAAACGAAGGAACTGCCATGGTCGGCGATCACGGTACGGCGAAGGATCGAGCGAAATAGACGTGCGTGCGCGAGCGTTCGTATCACGAGAAAATCGGTGTTAAATTCGATCTTGTTTGTCGCGGGAACCGTACACAGCGGTAAGAAGAGCACGCAGAGTGCCGTCTTCCCAGCAACAAAATTTTCCCCAGAGCTTTTGGAAGGACGAGTTCCTCCGCAGGATCGATTCCATGTATATTCGTGGTACTTTAGGGTCGCGTAACCACGACACGTGAATGCGAGAACGCACGCGACGTGAAGTTTTCCCGCGCGTCCCGTGAGCTTTTCTTGGCGCAAGAATCAAGGCTTATGCAACGAAGAGCGCATAAACATCTATTACGGTAAACAATCCCGTTCCGTCAACCGAGGTTTGAGGCATGCGAGCTACACAACGACTGATCGTCGTTCGTACGGTATTATTTTGATTGATAACGAGGAGCCTTTATCGATATCGTTTAAAGCGGAAGTATTTTtcacttattaaaaaaaaaaatatatatatgtatgtatatatatttatatatctatatctatgtatgtatatacatatataatatatatctatatatctatatatatatatatatactcaaCCGGATAGTCATAGGCTACCAAAGTTTGTCAGTGATTGTTACTACGAACAAGCAAGGATACCCTTATGGCGTTTCTGTTTGTTCAGACCAGTATCATTGATTTGTTTGCATCATCGGGCAGGCATTGCTGTTTATACCAGTCTTAAGGGAAAGGTTGCTCATGTTCTATAAGATTGTTATTCCAATAAGAAGCCTTAATGGGTTACAAGAGAGCAATTGACGGTTCAATATACGTGGACTATTGTGCATTAGTCGATTCATTGAGGAGTTGAGGTAGcacatataacaatattttagaaagccaAAGAGTCGGTGAAATTCGAAAGGGATGCGAGGTTGTTGGTGATTTTCTAGGACAGCGTGCATAAGTTAGTTTTGCAATATGACGGATACACGCAGAAGAGTGAAGTTGTATGCGCTCAATGCGGACAGACAATGGGACGATCGTGGCACTGGTCATGTATCCTCTTCGTACGTAGATAGATTGAAAGGAATTTCACTTTTAGTCAGAGCTGAAAGCGATGGTTCTGTTTTATTGGAAAGTAGAATACAACCTGACACTGCATATCAAAAACAGCaggtaatattttcattgtacatatttatgttGGCATCAAACTTAAATAGATTGTGGATATAGTACAGAATTTGTTTTGTTTCAGGATACATTAATAGTATGGTCAGAAGGAGATAACTTTGATTTAGCCTTAAGTTTTCAAGAAAAGGCTGGCTGTGATGAGATTTGGGAGAAGATCTGTCAAGTTCAGGGAAAGGATCCGTCTGTGGAAATTACCCAAGATATTGTAGAAGAGTCGGAAGATGAGCGGTTCGATGATATGCCCGATACTGCACCCCCCATAGAACTGCCTCCTTGCGAATTAAGTCGGTTGGAAGATATTAATGAATTAGTAGGAAATTGTTTATCTTCTCAGATGAGAAAAGATAAGTTGGCGTTAGCTTTAGAATCTGAAGGCTATATCAAGAAACTGTTGAATCTATTTCATACATGCGAAGATTTGGAGAACATTGAAGGATTGCATCATCTGTATGacatatttaagaatattttcttactGAATAAGAACACTTTATTTGAAGTAATGTTTAGCGATGATACGATTTTTGATGTTGTTGGATGCTTGGAGTACGAGCCGACATTACCTCAGCCAAAGAGGCACAGAGAATACCTGCGACAATTAGCCAGATTTAAGCAAGCGATTCCTATCACAAACGCTGAATTATTAGCAAAGATTCATCAGACGTATCGAGTTCAGTACATACAGGATGTAGTTTTGCCAACACCGAGCGTATTCGAGGATAACATGTTGAACACGTTGAGcagctttatattttttaataaggtCGAGATAGTGACCCTCATACAGGACGACGAAAAATTCCTCACTGAATTATTCCGTCAATTAACGGACGAGGCAACATCTGACAGTAAAAGACGCGATCTAGTTCTTTTCTTAAAAGAGTTTTGTAACTTTTCTCAGAATCTGCAGCCACAGGGGAAGGAGGCcttttataaaactttaacTGCTCTAGGTATTTTACCAGCACTAGAAATCACATTGGCAATGAACGACGCCCAAACGAAAACAGCCAGTATAGATATATTGACGTACATCGTGGAGTATTCTCCGAGCGTTGTTCGAGATTATACATTGCAGCAAATAAACAATACAGAACAGGACCAAATGTTAATAAACGTAATAGTTGCTCAGCTCGTCGGTGACAGCGACCCGGAGTTAGGCGGAGCAGTACAATTAGCCGGTGTGTTGCGACTGCTCCTCGATCCAGAAAATATGTTGGCTTCCGTTAACAAATCAGAAAAGACTGATTTCTTGAACTActtctataaaaatagtattggAACATTGATAGCGCCATTGTTAGCGAACACGATCGGTGACCGACCGGCAAGAGAGGATTACAGAACGGTACAGCTCCTAGGGTTGATCTTGGAGTTACTGTCATTCTGTGTAGAGCATCATACATACCACATCAAAAATTGCATATTGAATAAGGATCTGCTCAAACGGATACTGGTTTTGATGAAATCAACACACACGTTTTTAGTACTGTGCGCATTAAGGTTTATGAGGAAGATCGTAGCTCTAAAggatgaattttataatagatatatcaTCAAAGGAAACTTATTTGCACCTGTATTCGATGCATTTGTAAGAAACAATGGTAGATACAATCTGCTAGATTCAGCTATTCTTGAGATGTTTGAGTTCATTAAATTGGTAAGTGTACGCATAATATCGTTGTCATGAAATATCTGATGGATGCGTTCATTTtctagatattttttaatgtgcTCGTTTATCCTGTTTCAGGAGGACATCAAATCGTTATGTTCGCACGTTGTCGAGAATTTCTCCAAAGAATTAGAAGCGATTGATTATGTGCAGACGTTCAAAGCTCTGAAATTGAGGTACGAGCAGCATCAAGACAAATTAAAGGATAGAGATAGAGCGGCCCTTGACAGGTACATACAGAGACCTTTTATGGAGGTACAGCGCTACTCAGAAAACTTCGTTATTtccgaatatttcatttccgtCGAGTACAATAATGCTGTATCCCcttaaatcaatttcatcttGACGTGTCCGTATATAAGATTAATCTTGGTAACGTTTATGGCTGTTCAGTGTTCCATCCATATTGAGAAATAGTCGATACAGAAGGGACCAGAGACAGTTAGACGAAGAGGAGGAAATGTGGTTCAACGAAGAGGAAGACTTTGATGAGGGTGAGGCGGTCGTAcccgcagcagcagcagatcTTGTTCCTCCGGCTTCTGCTAAGAAACAGTCGTCAACTTCAAATTCTGCACTTAATCCCGCTCTTGCAGATTCGAAAAGTCACCatcagcagcagcaacaacagcagtCTGTGTTGAACAATAACACtgctaacaataatattaccTCGCAGCAATCGCAAATCAACAACAGTACAGCAACGACGAATGAGTCCCCTATCTCTTCGGAAGTTAATCCAAATTCGACTGCCGGCACGGTGGAGAAAACTGGtacttcattatttaaaaaggtaTACTGTTTTGATCGTTGCACTACAATATTGGCTCTACTAGTCGTCGAAGTCTCCTATATACTTTTATGTCGTTGAAAAAAGGTAATCGCTTTGGCATAGATTTGAAAGAGACACGAGAAGATTCTGTCAACACCAGGTATTTTGTCAATGTATGGGCGACGAAGTCTGAAATTTCATGCTAAAgcgaaatattcgataaaaataggTGGACTAATAGACTTAACTagaatcagaaaaatgatttttctatttttcttctgacgttttaaaaaaagataactGCAGTATGCACTTTGCACAATGGATTATGATTGAATTGTTAAATTaggaaaaatatgtataagatTAAGGGGTCAATgaaaatttgcattatttataacCTAATATTCTTTCAAAATGGACAGCTCAGAGCTGAAGCTGGGAAAACACAATGACCTCAATATTGTGAATGAGCTTGATACAAGACGTACATTAAATGGATGATTTTCAGGGTTTGGTGGATTACGAGGCCGACTCAGACGAGGAAGACGAAGACACAGAGGTGACGCCTTCTCCGAAGCGGCAGAGATTGTCATAGTAGGCAAACCGGAAGGGAACGAGGAACTCGTGATTCTTGAACCGCTGCTACAATTTCTGGTCCCCTGCCCCCTTCCCTCTTACGTGCACGGAGGACTCGAGATCCGGAAGTCGTACAGTCAACCCGTCTTTTTATCTAGTAGaacgaagaggaagaagagcaGGAAGGTCGGTTCTTCTTGAAGTGAGTGGACGCTCGCGAGAGGCTCGGGTGGTTTTAGAATGAAAGTGATGGAACATAGAAATTACCGTACCTCTTTGTGTATCCTTGGGTTGTGGTATTACATCAGATCGGTAATGGCAATGTGCAAGTGGATGAAAGGGTTCAAGAAATGGAAGCGTACATGCCTAACCGAGGCAAGAAAACAAAGTAAAGCGATGgaaaatggagagagagagagagagagagagagagagagccaacACGATACGAAAGGAAGAGGGAACTTTCTTGAACCGGAAAACGTTGAACGACGTTGTTAACGAGTGGAGTTCGTAGCCGCCGCATAATTATCGTATGACGCGTTGATCGGTTGTAAAATTGGAAACGACTCGCGAAAATAACAATCCATTCCATGCTGTCTGGATAACACACCCCCTTGTACTAGGAGAGAAGTAATTTCACGATTGTGGGCTAAGAAACTCTAGCCAGGCCTAGTGGTTCTTAGAGAGGTACAGAGGGTTCGAAGCGTGCGCTTTGATTCCATGTaacaattgaaacaattcAAGGAAACTATTCAAACGTAAATGCGTGTCGTATATTGCATCTATTTAAGGAATAAAGAACGCAAGGAGAAACTTCTCgtgtataaaaacaaaaagaaaccaACAAAGAAATTCACATGTAAAAGTACATGATGTACCGCACAAAAAACAACTGAGGGTGTTTTTGTTGTTTTGCCATccatcaattttcttatttgcGTGATAGACAAATTGAATAATGAGACCTTGTATCCTCGATGCAGGGCCGGGATTTGGGTGAGTTGGTGTTGATGAttaggagggggagggggtgtcTCTCTGTCATATAGACGTCATGAAACtttattcgattcgaaataaaaaagaaaagaggaaaaaacaGAAAGAAGTAGTATTTAgtttgtatatatatgtatatttgtaacGATTGTAAAACAACCATTCGTGGGTTAAGCAGAGTATAATGCGATTCCTTTACTATACATTCAGTTCCCTTTTAAGGTTCTTTCAACGAGCTTTTCGGTTGTCAATGTAAGTAGtagaaattgtacaataaacatATGATTTGTGTATATTCACCAGTTTGCACTTCATGCCCGATATTAATCCTCAACGTGAGTAcgaagataaagaaagaaagaaagaaaggaatggAAAGAACAACATAAATAAACGATCATTGTATTCGCATAAGCGATTCGCAATCGCGTATGTACAAAGAATAGAGAGCCGTGTCGCCGTGTGGCATTGTGCTTTGTAAAGAAGCGGAATGAAAcacgttaattaattgtatccGTGCGACTCGATTATCATGAAATTTGATTGTAACGTTGCGTAGCTTCGTCGGATCGATTCTAAATcgtaatttgatattttataatttaataacgtgGCTCAACGAAATTCTTCGATGTATGCTtacatgaaaaattgatttttttcacACGACGATTGTCATATCACGACGTAACCGAGCATTCACCGATACAACTCAGCTCCAGATTCCATGTCTACTAAATTCTGTCAAACGACTACTGTTATAACCGAGAAAGCTGGTGTTGTAAGAGTCTAaccacaatttttcttttgcgttTCGTTTGTCCTAATTGAAATCGTCTCATCGTTGTTCTTCGGACCATTTACTTTTCAATGTGCGCCCAGACTGATTGTGTTGACTCGAGATAGAGCAAAAAACGAGATAAGTATTATAAGCTAATGTATAGATTTTTCACGACGCGCCCCAATTAACCGGATAGAGTTTTTAAGACTGCTTTAGAAACTGTTTGTATGTGGACATTTCGTAAATAACATACGTACGTCTGTACACATAATATGCATACACCAGAGGCCTGTCGTTTTTCACGTCTGAACTGTACCAGTATGctctacgaataaaaataaacaacacTGTTGTGTAAACACAAGCTTACGAAGGTTTCATTCACGCTTTCGTAGTGTACTTTCTCTGAGAGCAGAACTAAATTCTCTACTTGCTCTATTTTGAAATGGTTTCGATTCAAACAAAATCATGGAAAAAATTTCTTCTCTATTAATCAGTGTTTTCACTTTATTCTAaagtttgatttatatttatttgctcTTAAAGTAGAATTCAAGAAACTAGCAGTTTTCCTCtcgaattaacaataaaatgaaaactgtgttaataaatgtg includes the following:
- the Flfl gene encoding serine/threonine-protein phosphatase 4 regulatory subunit 3 flfl isoform X1 encodes the protein MTDTRRRVKLYALNADRQWDDRGTGHVSSSYVDRLKGISLLVRAESDGSVLLESRIQPDTAYQKQQDTLIVWSEGDNFDLALSFQEKAGCDEIWEKICQVQGKDPSVEITQDIVEESEDERFDDMPDTAPPIELPPCELSRLEDINELVGNCLSSQMRKDKLALALESEGYIKKLLNLFHTCEDLENIEGLHHLYDIFKNIFLLNKNTLFEVMFSDDTIFDVVGCLEYEPTLPQPKRHREYLRQLARFKQAIPITNAELLAKIHQTYRVQYIQDVVLPTPSVFEDNMLNTLSSFIFFNKVEIVTLIQDDEKFLTELFRQLTDEATSDSKRRDLVLFLKEFCNFSQNLQPQGKEAFYKTLTALGILPALEITLAMNDAQTKTASIDILTYIVEYSPSVVRDYTLQQINNTEQDQMLINVIVAQLVGDSDPELGGAVQLAGVLRLLLDPENMLASVNKSEKTDFLNYFYKNSIGTLIAPLLANTIGDRPAREDYRTVQLLGLILELLSFCVEHHTYHIKNCILNKDLLKRILVLMKSTHTFLVLCALRFMRKIVALKDEFYNRYIIKGNLFAPVFDAFVRNNGRYNLLDSAILEMFEFIKLEDIKSLCSHVVENFSKELEAIDYVQTFKALKLRYEQHQDKLKDRDRAALDSVPSILRNSRYRRDQRQLDEEEEMWFNEEEDFDEGEAVVPAAAADLVPPASAKKQSSTSNSALNPALADSKSHHQQQQQQQSVLNNNTANNNITSQQSQINNSTATTNESPISSEVNPNSTAGTVEKTGTSLFKKGLVDYEADSDEEDEDTEVTPSPKRQRLS
- the Flfl gene encoding serine/threonine-protein phosphatase 4 regulatory subunit 3 flfl isoform X2 — encoded protein: MTDTRRRVKLYALNADRQWDDRGTGHVSSSYVDRLKGISLLVRAESDGSVLLESRIQPDTAYQKQQDTLIVWSEGDNFDLALSFQEKAGCDEIWEKICQVQGKDPSVEITQDIVEESEDERFDDMPDTAPPIELPPCELSRLEDINELVGNCLSSQMRKDKLALALESEGYIKKLLNLFHTCEDLENIEGLHHLYDIFKNIFLLNKNTLFEVMFSDDTIFDVVGCLEYEPTLPQPKRHREYLRQLARFKQAIPITNAELLAKIHQTYRVQYIQDVVLPTPSVFEDNMLNTLSSFIFFNKVEIVTLIQDDEKFLTELFRQLTDEATSDSKRRDLVLFLKEFCNFSQNLQPQGKEAFYKTLTALGILPALEITLAMNDAQTKTASIDILTYIVEYSPSVVRDYTLQQINNTEQDQMLINVIVAQLVGDSDPELGGAVQLAGVLRLLLDPENMLASVNKSEKTDFLNYFYKNSIGTLIAPLLANTIGDRPAREDYRTVQLLGLILELLSFCVEHHTYHIKNCILNKDLLKRILVLMKSTHTFLVLCALRFMRKIVALKDEFYNRYIIKGNLFAPVFDAFVRNNGRYNLLDSAILEMFEFIKLEDIKSLCSHVVENFSKELEAIDYVQTFKALKLRYEQHQDKLKDRDRAALDSVPSILRNSRYRRDQRQLDEEEEMWFNEEEDFDEDSKSHHQQQQQQQSVLNNNTANNNITSQQSQINNSTATTNESPISSEVNPNSTAGTVEKTGTSLFKKGLVDYEADSDEEDEDTEVTPSPKRQRLS